In the genome of Paenibacillus sp. GP183, the window TTGCGAAATAAATCTTCAAATGTCAAAAAAGCTGTTTCATTTGCGAAAAATCGGGGTAAATAAAAACCGCGTAAATTCACGATTTTCATCATCGTGAATTACACGGTTCTTTTTACCTCTGAATAACTAATCTAGTTCTTCTTACTTTTTATCAAACGGAGCGTTTAGTGTTTAATGGTTTCAAGTTCGCTTCAATGGATTTGCGTTGATTCTCTAAAAACGGCGGCAGCGCCAGCGTCTCACCCAGCGTCTCAAAGGGTTCATCTGTAGCGAATCCCGGTCCGTCCGTTGCGAGTTCAAACAGAATGCCGTTGGGCTCACGGAAATACAGGGAACGGAAATAATATCTTTCCACAAATCCGGAGTTCGGCAATCCCGCCCGATTCAGAATTTCGATCCAGGCCAGCAATTCCTCTTTGTCCTCGATCCGAAATGCAACGTGATGCACACCGCCTTTCCCAAGACCTGCTGCCGAAAGGTCGCTCCGAGGCTCGACCTGAACTTCTGCACCAGATCCTCCTTCACCCGCCTGCATGATGATCACGTCCGGTTGTCCTTCAACCCATGCGGGAATACGGTTTTTCTCCGTAAAACCAAGGAGGCTAAGCGCGGACAGGGTCGATTCGGGCTTTCTTACGGTTAGCTTAACCGGACCTAAGCCTCTAATACCGAATTCGGCAGGAACCGGGCTTTTGTCCCATGGGATTCCGCCTTGAACCCCTGCGTTCTTTTCATCTGAAACAAGCGAAAGCTTCTGGCCTTCAGGATCTTCAAACATCAACACATTTCGGCCGGCCAGTTCAGATATGGAAGCGTGTTTAACGTCTAATGCTGTGAGTCTCTTCTCCCAATATTGCAGAGCATCATCACTGGCAACCCGCAGAGACGTTCCGGAAATGCTGCCTACTCCTTCCTTCTTTGGGCCGATCTCCGGAAAATCAAAGAAAGTAAGCTCTGTACCCGGATTGCCTCTCTCATCTCCATAAAACAAATGATAAGCAGTAGTATCATCTTGGTTGACTGTTTTTTTGACAAGCCGCATGCCCAGAACCTCTGTATAAAATTTAAAATTATCGGCAGCGTTCCCAGTCATTGCTGAGAGATGATGAATGCCTTTTACGTTCATGGATAAAACATCCTTTCATAAGTTAGTTAACTGGCCATTGTTCTCTGAACCAGGACGCCGCGGCTTCAACCTCGGAAGCAGACAGCTGATGACCGAAATTCTCCCAATGCAGAGTTACCGAAGCTCCGGCAGAACTCAGAAGCTTCTCCAGATCTATGGATTCCTGAGGCGGACAAAGCGGATCATTGGTTCCGGCGCCAATGAAGATTGGTGTTCCCGCAAGGTCAGGAAGCTCGATGCCTCTCCTAGGAACCATAGGATGATGGAGCAATGCACCCTTGAGTGCATGCTCATAATGAAAGAGCAGACTGCCTGCTATATTGGCTCCATTCGAGTAACCCAATGCAACCAGATTGCCGCGGTCAAACTTATATTGCTCAGCGGCCTGATCAAGAAACTCATTAACTTCCTTTGTCCGCACAATCAAATCCTCGATGTCGAATACGCCTTCAGCCAATCGTTTGAAAAAACGCGGCATCCCATTCTCCGATACGCTGCCTCTAAGGCTGAGCACCGAGGATGCAGGTGAGATTTTCTTGGCGAGCGGAAGTAAATCTTGCTCCGTTCCACCGGTTCCGTGAAAGAGGACTAGTGTCGGCGCATTTGTATCGGCGCCTTTTTGGAAAATATGTTTCATGTCATTTTTCCTCCGCTAATGTTCTTACTTGAATGGGGAGCAGATTGCTTTCGATGTTCTGACGGTTCTTCTCAAACCATTCCGGCAGCATGAGCTTTTCCCCTAAGGCTTCAGGTGTTTCATCATTATCAAATCCAGGTGGATCCGTTGCAATTTCAAACAGGATACCCCCGCCTTCACGAAAATAAATCGCATTAAAGTATTGGCGGTCGATAATTTGGGTTGGTTGAAAGCCATGCTCGATAACCGTGTTCCGCCACAGCGTGTGCTCTTCAAAATCCTTGGCACGCCAGGCTATATGATGAACAGTACCTGCTCCTCCTGCGCCCATATCCATCTGGGTCAGAGAAACATCTATCAGGTTGCCGATCGTCCCTGAAGCTTGGAAACGAGCATATTGAACGTCTTCGCCAACTTTCTTCAACCCAAGTACATGCTCGAGCACGTCCATAGTTTTGGCCGGATTTACGCTGAACAATACAGCTCCTCCAAATCCCTTAATGGCTTTATCAGCCGGAATACCGCCAAATGACCATTCACTGACAGCACCCTCTTTACGTTCGACAAGCTCCAAATTCAACCCGTCGTTATCCTGAAATTGAAGATAATTCTCCGAAAATCTTGTGCTTTTCTTTAACGAAATTCCGAACTTGTTCAGTCGCTCCTCCCAGAATCCAAGGGAGCCTATAGGTATTGCATAGGTAGTAATGCCAACTTGGCCTCCTCCGATTCGGCCTTTTCGGGAATTAGGCCATGGGA includes:
- a CDS encoding ring-cleaving dioxygenase; the encoded protein is MTLQTAGIHHITAFARNPQETVDFYAGILGLRLVKKTINFDAPEVYHLYFGDHAGNPGTIITFFPWPNSRKGRIGGGQVGITTYAIPIGSLGFWEERLNKFGISLKKSTRFSENYLQFQDNDGLNLELVERKEGAVSEWSFGGIPADKAIKGFGGAVLFSVNPAKTMDVLEHVLGLKKVGEDVQYARFQASGTIGNLIDVSLTQMDMGAGGAGTVHHIAWRAKDFEEHTLWRNTVIEHGFQPTQIIDRQYFNAIYFREGGGILFEIATDPPGFDNDETPEALGEKLMLPEWFEKNRQNIESNLLPIQVRTLAEEK
- a CDS encoding ring-cleaving dioxygenase, encoding MNVKGIHHLSAMTGNAADNFKFYTEVLGMRLVKKTVNQDDTTAYHLFYGDERGNPGTELTFFDFPEIGPKKEGVGSISGTSLRVASDDALQYWEKRLTALDVKHASISELAGRNVLMFEDPEGQKLSLVSDEKNAGVQGGIPWDKSPVPAEFGIRGLGPVKLTVRKPESTLSALSLLGFTEKNRIPAWVEGQPDVIIMQAGEGGSGAEVQVEPRSDLSAAGLGKGGVHHVAFRIEDKEELLAWIEILNRAGLPNSGFVERYYFRSLYFREPNGILFELATDGPGFATDEPFETLGETLALPPFLENQRKSIEANLKPLNTKRSV
- a CDS encoding alpha/beta hydrolase produces the protein MKHIFQKGADTNAPTLVLFHGTGGTEQDLLPLAKKISPASSVLSLRGSVSENGMPRFFKRLAEGVFDIEDLIVRTKEVNEFLDQAAEQYKFDRGNLVALGYSNGANIAGSLLFHYEHALKGALLHHPMVPRRGIELPDLAGTPIFIGAGTNDPLCPPQESIDLEKLLSSAGASVTLHWENFGHQLSASEVEAAASWFREQWPVN